The Desmodus rotundus isolate HL8 chromosome 3, HLdesRot8A.1, whole genome shotgun sequence genome includes a region encoding these proteins:
- the PAN2 gene encoding PAN2-PAN3 deadenylation complex catalytic subunit PAN2 isoform X8, with amino-acid sequence MNFEGLDPGLAEYAPAIHSALDPVLDAHLNPSLLQNVELDPEGVALEALPVQESVHIMEGVYSELHSVVAEVGVPVSVSHFDLHEEMLWVGSHGGHATSFFGPTLERYSSFQVNGSDDIRQIQSLENGVLFLTKNNLKYMARGGLIIFDYLLDESEDMHSLLLTDSSTLLVGGLQNHILEIDLNTVQETQKYAVETPGVTIMRQTNRFFFCGHTSGKISLRDLRTFKVEHEFDAFSGSLSDFDVHGNLLATCGFSSRLTGLACDRFLKVYDLRMMRAITPLQVHVDPAFLRFIPTYTSRLAIISQSGQCQFCEPTGLANPADIFHVNPVGPLLMTFDVSASKQALAFGDSEGCVHLWTDSPEPSFNPYSRETEFALPCLVDSLPPLDWSQDLLPLSLIPVPLTTDTLLSDWPAANSAPAPRRAPPVDAEILRTMKKVGFIGYAPNPRTRLRNQIPYRLKESDSEFDSFSQVTESPVGREEEPHLHMVSKKYRKVTIKYSKLGLEDFDFKHYNKTLFAGLEPHIPNAYCNCMIQVLYFLEPVRCLIQNHLCQKEFCLACELGFLFHMLDLSRGDPCQGSNFLRAFRTIPEASALGLILADSDEASGKGNLARLIQRWNRFILTQLHQDMQELEVPQAYRGAGGSFCSSGDSVIGQLFSCEMENCSLCRCGSETVRASSTLLFTLSYPEDKTGKNYDFAQVLKRSICLEQNTQAWCDNCEKYQPTIQTRNIRHLPDILVINCEVNSSKEADFWRMQAEFAFKMAIKKYGGEISKNKEFALADWKEVGSPEGMLMCSSIEELKNVWLPFSIRMKMTKNKGLDVCNWTDGDEMQWGPARAEEEHGVYVYDLMATVVHILDSRTGGSLVAHIKVGETYHQRKEGVTHQQWYLFNDFLIEPIDKHEAVQFDMNWKVPAILYYIKRNLNSKYNLNIKNPIEASVLMAEASLARKQRKTHTTFIPLMLNEMPQVGDLVGLDAEFVTLNEEEAELRSDGTKSTIKPSQMSVARITCVRGQGPNEGIPFIDDYISTQEQVVDYLTQYSGIKPGDLDAKISSKHLTTLKSTYLKLRFLIDIGVKFVGHGLQKDFRVINLMVPKDQVLDTVYLFHMPRKRMISLRFLAWYFLDLKIQGETHDSIEDARTALQLYRKYLELSKNGTEPESFLKVLKGLYEKGRKLDWKVPEPEGQTSPKNAAVFSSVLAL; translated from the exons ATGAACTTCGAGGGTCTGGACCCTGGACTGGCAGAGTATGCCCCAGCCATACATTCTGCCCTGGACCCTGTCCTGGATGCCCACCTGAACCCAAGTCTGCTACAGAATGTGGAGCTGGACCCGGAGGGAGTAGCCTTGGAGGCTCTTCCTGTCCAGGAGTCAGTGCACATAATGGAAGGTGTCTACTCTGAACTGCACAGTGTGGTGGCCGAAGTGGGTGTGCCTGTCTCCGTCTCCCACTTTGACTTGCACGAGGAGATGCTGTGGGTGGGAAGCCACGGG GGTCATGCCACTTCATTTTTCGGCCCAACCTTGGAGCGCTACTCATCCTTTCAGGTCAATGGCAGTGATGACATCCGGCAGATCCAGAGCCTGGAGAATGGTGTCCTTTTTCTCACCAAGAACAACCTCAAGTACATGGCCCGTGGGGGCCTCATTATATTTGATTATCT GCTGGATGAGAGTGAGGATATGCACAGTCTTCTGCTGACTGACAGCAGCACACTGCTTGTTGGTGGGCTGCAGAACCACATATTGGAGATTGACCTTAACACTGTCCAGGAGACACAAAAG tATGCAGTTGAGACACCTGGAGTCACCATCATGAGACAGACAAACCGCTTCTTCTTCTGTGGCCACACATCCGGCAAG ATTTCCCTGCGAGACCTTCGTACTTTTAAGGTGGAGCACGAGTTTGATGCTTTCTCAGGGAGCCTGTCAGATTTTGACGTGCATGGCAACCTGCTGGCCACTTGTGGCTTCTCCAGCCGCCTCACCGGCCTCGCCTGTGACCGTTTCCTCAAGGTGTATGATCTGCGCATGATGCGTGCCATCACACCACTTCAAGTCCACGTGGATCCTGCCTTCTTGCGTTTCATCCCGACCTACACTTCTCGTCTTGCCATCATCTCCCAGTCAG GGCAGTGCCAGTTTTGTGAACCCACAGGCCTGGCCAACCCAGCGGACATCTTTCATGTGAATCCTGTGGGGCCTCTGTTAATGACATTTGATGTGTCAGCCAGCAAGCAGGCCCTGGCCTTTGGAGATTCTGAGGGCTGTGTGCACCTCTGGACTGATTCCCCTGAGCCTTCCTTCAACCCCTACTCCCGGGAGACTGAGTTTGCTTTGCCCTGTCTTGTGGACTCACTGCCTCCTCTGGACTGGAGCCAGGACCTGCTGCCTCTTTCCCTCATCCCTGTCCCACTCACCACGGACACACTTCTCTCTGATTGGCCTGCTGCCAACTCTGCGCCGGCTCCCAG GCGAGCACCCCCTGTGGATGCAGAGATTCTGCGCACCATGAAGAAGGTGGGCTTCATTGGCTATGCACCCAACCCCCGTACCAGGCTACGTAATCAG attcCTTACCGACTCAAGGAGTCAGACAGTGAATTCGACAGCTTCAGCCAGGTCACTGAGTCACCAGTAGGGCGGGAAGAAGAGCCACATCTCCACATGGTCTCTAAGAAATACCGCAAG GTAACCATCAAATATTCCAAGCTGGGGCTGGAGGACTTTGACTTCAAACACTACAATAAGACCCTCTTTGCTGGATTAGAGCCGCACATCCCCAATGCCTACTGTAACTGCATGATCCAG GTACTGTATTTCCTGGAGCCTGTTCGCTGCCTAATCCAGAACCACCTTTGCCAGAAGGAGTTCTGCCTGGCATGTGAGCTGGGCTTCCTCTTCCACATGTTGGACCTCTCCCGAGGTGACCCTTGTCAG GGCAGTAATTTTCTTCGGGCGTTCCGCACCATTCCTGAGGCCTCAGCCCTTGGTCTGATTCTGGCTGACTCGGATGAGGCTTCAGGCAAGGGCAATCTGGCCAGGCTCATCCAGAGGTGGAATCGCTTCATTCTCACTCAGCTGCATCAGGATATGCAGGAGCTGGAAGTACCCCAGGCTTACCGAGGTGCCGGAGGCAG CTTTTGCTCATCGGGGGACTCTGTCATTGGGCAGCTGTTCAGCTGTGAGATGGAGAACTGCAGCCTCTGCCGCTGTGGCAGTGAGACCGTGCGAGCCTCATCTACCCTGCTCTTCACTCTCTCCTACCCTGAGG ATAAAACCGGGAAGAACTATGACTTTGCCCAGGTGCTAAAGCGAAGCATCTGCCTGGAGCAGAATACGCAGGCGTGGTGTGACAACTGTGAAAAGTACCAGCCCACG ATTCAGACACGCAACATCCGCCACCTGCCAGATATTCTTGTCATCAATTGTGAAGTGAACAGCTCAAAAGAAGCTGATTTCTGGAGAATGCAGGCTGAG TTTGCCTTCAAGATGGCAATAAAGAAATACGGTGGGGAAATCTCCAAGAACAAGGAATTTGCTTTGGCTGATTG GAAGGAAGTAGGGAGCCCAGAGGGCATGCTGATGTGTTCTTCCATTGAGGAGTTGAAGAATGTCTGGCTTCCGTTCTCTATTCGCATGAAGATGACCAAGAACAAAGGACTGGATGTTTGCAATTGGACTGATGGGGACGAGATGCAG tggggcccagccagggcagaggaggaacATGGTGTCTATGTGTATGACCTGATGGCTACTGTGGTACACATCCTGGACTCACGCACAGGGGGCAGCCTGGTGGCTCACATCAAAGTTGGAGAGACCTACCACCAACGCAAGGAG GGTGTTACCCACCAGCAGTGGTACCTCTTCAATGACTTTCTTATTGAACCTATTGATAAG caTGAAGCTGTGCAGTTTGACATGAATTGGAAAGTGCCTGCTATCCTTTATTACATCAAAAGGAACCTTAATTCCAAATACAACCTGAACA TCAAGAACCCTATTGAGGCAAGTGTCCTGATGGCTGAAGCCTCACTGGCACGGAAGCAGCGGAAAACACATACCACCTTCATTCCACTGATGCTGAATGAGATGCCACAGGTTGGGGACCTGGTGGGCCTGGATGCTGAGTTTGTCACCCTTAATGAG GAGGAAGCGGAGTTGCGCAGTGATGGCACCAAGTCGACCATCAAACCCAGCCAGATGTCAGTCGCTAGGATTACCTGTGTTCGGGGCCAGGGGCCCAATGAGGGTATCCCCTTCATTGATGACTACATATCTACTCAGGAGCAG GTGGTTGATTACTTGACTCAATACTCAGGGATAAAGCCAGGAGATCTTGATGCCAAGATTTCCTCTAAGCACCTCACAACTCTCAAGTCTACCTACTTAAAGCTTCGTTTCCTCATAGACATTGGAGTCAAGTTTGTGGGTCATGGTCTGCAGAAGGACTTCAGGGTCATCAACCTCATG GTGCCCAAGGACCAAGTCCTTGACACTGTCTATCTGTTTCATATGCCCCGAAAACGAATGATTTCCCTACGATTCCTTGCTTGGTATTTCCTGG ACCTGAAGATTCAAGGGGAGACCCATGACAGTATTGAGGATGCTCGCACAGCCCTTCAGCTCTACCGGAAGTACCTGGAGCTAAGCAAAAATGGCACTGAGCCTGAGTCCTTCCTCAAAGTGCTCAAGGGGCTTTACGAGAAGGGCCGAAAATTGGACTGGAAGGTGCCTGAGCCTGAGGGCCAGACAAGTCCCAAAA ATGCAGCTGTTTTTTCCTCAGTACTGGCGCTCTGA
- the PAN2 gene encoding PAN2-PAN3 deadenylation complex catalytic subunit PAN2 isoform X7 — translation MNFEGLDPGLAEYAPAIHSALDPVLDAHLNPSLLQNVELDPEGVALEALPVQESVHIMEGVYSELHSVVAEVGVPVSVSHFDLHEEMLWVGSHGGHATSFFGPTLERYSSFQVNGSDDIRQIQSLENGVLFLTKNNLKYMARGGLIIFDYLLDESEDMHSLLLTDSSTLLVGGLQNHILEIDLNTVQETQKYAVETPGVTIMRQTNRFFFCGHTSGKISLRDLRTFKVEHEFDAFSGSLSDFDVHGNLLATCGFSSRLTGLACDRFLKVYDLRMMRAITPLQVHVDPAFLRFIPTYTSRLAIISQSGQCQFCEPTGLANPADIFHVNPVGPLLMTFDVSASKQALAFGDSEGCVHLWTDSPEPSFNPYSRETEFALPCLVDSLPPLDWSQDLLPLSLIPVPLTTDTLLSDWPAANSAPAPRRAPPVDAEILRTMKKVGFIGYAPNPRTRLRNQIPYRLKESDSEFDSFSQVTESPVGREEEPHLHMVSKKYRKVTIKYSKLGLEDFDFKHYNKTLFAGLEPHIPNAYCNCMIQVLYFLEPVRCLIQNHLCQKEFCLACELGFLFHMLDLSRGDPCQGSNFLRAFRTIPEASALGLILADSDEASGKGNLARLIQRWNRFILTQLHQDMQELEVPQAYRGAGGSSFCSSGDSVIGQLFSCEMENCSLCRCGSETVRASSTLLFTLSYPEDKTGKNYDFAQVLKRSICLEQNTQAWCDNCEKYQPTIQTRNIRHLPDILVINCEVNSSKEADFWRMQAEFAFKMAIKKYGGEISKNKEFALADWKEVGSPEGMLMCSSIEELKNVWLPFSIRMKMTKNKGLDVCNWTDGDEMQWGPARAEEEHGVYVYDLMATVVHILDSRTGGSLVAHIKVGETYHQRKEGVTHQQWYLFNDFLIEPIDKHEAVQFDMNWKVPAILYYIKRNLNSKYNLNIKNPIEASVLMAEASLARKQRKTHTTFIPLMLNEMPQVGDLVGLDAEFVTLNEEEAELRSDGTKSTIKPSQMSVARITCVRGQGPNEGIPFIDDYISTQEQVVDYLTQYSGIKPGDLDAKISSKHLTTLKSTYLKLRFLIDIGVKFVGHGLQKDFRVINLMVPKDQVLDTVYLFHMPRKRMISLRFLAWYFLDLKIQGETHDSIEDARTALQLYRKYLELSKNGTEPESFLKVLKGLYEKGRKLDWKVPEPEGQTSPKNAAVFSSVLAL, via the exons ATGAACTTCGAGGGTCTGGACCCTGGACTGGCAGAGTATGCCCCAGCCATACATTCTGCCCTGGACCCTGTCCTGGATGCCCACCTGAACCCAAGTCTGCTACAGAATGTGGAGCTGGACCCGGAGGGAGTAGCCTTGGAGGCTCTTCCTGTCCAGGAGTCAGTGCACATAATGGAAGGTGTCTACTCTGAACTGCACAGTGTGGTGGCCGAAGTGGGTGTGCCTGTCTCCGTCTCCCACTTTGACTTGCACGAGGAGATGCTGTGGGTGGGAAGCCACGGG GGTCATGCCACTTCATTTTTCGGCCCAACCTTGGAGCGCTACTCATCCTTTCAGGTCAATGGCAGTGATGACATCCGGCAGATCCAGAGCCTGGAGAATGGTGTCCTTTTTCTCACCAAGAACAACCTCAAGTACATGGCCCGTGGGGGCCTCATTATATTTGATTATCT GCTGGATGAGAGTGAGGATATGCACAGTCTTCTGCTGACTGACAGCAGCACACTGCTTGTTGGTGGGCTGCAGAACCACATATTGGAGATTGACCTTAACACTGTCCAGGAGACACAAAAG tATGCAGTTGAGACACCTGGAGTCACCATCATGAGACAGACAAACCGCTTCTTCTTCTGTGGCCACACATCCGGCAAG ATTTCCCTGCGAGACCTTCGTACTTTTAAGGTGGAGCACGAGTTTGATGCTTTCTCAGGGAGCCTGTCAGATTTTGACGTGCATGGCAACCTGCTGGCCACTTGTGGCTTCTCCAGCCGCCTCACCGGCCTCGCCTGTGACCGTTTCCTCAAGGTGTATGATCTGCGCATGATGCGTGCCATCACACCACTTCAAGTCCACGTGGATCCTGCCTTCTTGCGTTTCATCCCGACCTACACTTCTCGTCTTGCCATCATCTCCCAGTCAG GGCAGTGCCAGTTTTGTGAACCCACAGGCCTGGCCAACCCAGCGGACATCTTTCATGTGAATCCTGTGGGGCCTCTGTTAATGACATTTGATGTGTCAGCCAGCAAGCAGGCCCTGGCCTTTGGAGATTCTGAGGGCTGTGTGCACCTCTGGACTGATTCCCCTGAGCCTTCCTTCAACCCCTACTCCCGGGAGACTGAGTTTGCTTTGCCCTGTCTTGTGGACTCACTGCCTCCTCTGGACTGGAGCCAGGACCTGCTGCCTCTTTCCCTCATCCCTGTCCCACTCACCACGGACACACTTCTCTCTGATTGGCCTGCTGCCAACTCTGCGCCGGCTCCCAG GCGAGCACCCCCTGTGGATGCAGAGATTCTGCGCACCATGAAGAAGGTGGGCTTCATTGGCTATGCACCCAACCCCCGTACCAGGCTACGTAATCAG attcCTTACCGACTCAAGGAGTCAGACAGTGAATTCGACAGCTTCAGCCAGGTCACTGAGTCACCAGTAGGGCGGGAAGAAGAGCCACATCTCCACATGGTCTCTAAGAAATACCGCAAG GTAACCATCAAATATTCCAAGCTGGGGCTGGAGGACTTTGACTTCAAACACTACAATAAGACCCTCTTTGCTGGATTAGAGCCGCACATCCCCAATGCCTACTGTAACTGCATGATCCAG GTACTGTATTTCCTGGAGCCTGTTCGCTGCCTAATCCAGAACCACCTTTGCCAGAAGGAGTTCTGCCTGGCATGTGAGCTGGGCTTCCTCTTCCACATGTTGGACCTCTCCCGAGGTGACCCTTGTCAG GGCAGTAATTTTCTTCGGGCGTTCCGCACCATTCCTGAGGCCTCAGCCCTTGGTCTGATTCTGGCTGACTCGGATGAGGCTTCAGGCAAGGGCAATCTGGCCAGGCTCATCCAGAGGTGGAATCGCTTCATTCTCACTCAGCTGCATCAGGATATGCAGGAGCTGGAAGTACCCCAGGCTTACCGAGGTGCCGGAGGCAG CAGCTTTTGCTCATCGGGGGACTCTGTCATTGGGCAGCTGTTCAGCTGTGAGATGGAGAACTGCAGCCTCTGCCGCTGTGGCAGTGAGACCGTGCGAGCCTCATCTACCCTGCTCTTCACTCTCTCCTACCCTGAGG ATAAAACCGGGAAGAACTATGACTTTGCCCAGGTGCTAAAGCGAAGCATCTGCCTGGAGCAGAATACGCAGGCGTGGTGTGACAACTGTGAAAAGTACCAGCCCACG ATTCAGACACGCAACATCCGCCACCTGCCAGATATTCTTGTCATCAATTGTGAAGTGAACAGCTCAAAAGAAGCTGATTTCTGGAGAATGCAGGCTGAG TTTGCCTTCAAGATGGCAATAAAGAAATACGGTGGGGAAATCTCCAAGAACAAGGAATTTGCTTTGGCTGATTG GAAGGAAGTAGGGAGCCCAGAGGGCATGCTGATGTGTTCTTCCATTGAGGAGTTGAAGAATGTCTGGCTTCCGTTCTCTATTCGCATGAAGATGACCAAGAACAAAGGACTGGATGTTTGCAATTGGACTGATGGGGACGAGATGCAG tggggcccagccagggcagaggaggaacATGGTGTCTATGTGTATGACCTGATGGCTACTGTGGTACACATCCTGGACTCACGCACAGGGGGCAGCCTGGTGGCTCACATCAAAGTTGGAGAGACCTACCACCAACGCAAGGAG GGTGTTACCCACCAGCAGTGGTACCTCTTCAATGACTTTCTTATTGAACCTATTGATAAG caTGAAGCTGTGCAGTTTGACATGAATTGGAAAGTGCCTGCTATCCTTTATTACATCAAAAGGAACCTTAATTCCAAATACAACCTGAACA TCAAGAACCCTATTGAGGCAAGTGTCCTGATGGCTGAAGCCTCACTGGCACGGAAGCAGCGGAAAACACATACCACCTTCATTCCACTGATGCTGAATGAGATGCCACAGGTTGGGGACCTGGTGGGCCTGGATGCTGAGTTTGTCACCCTTAATGAG GAGGAAGCGGAGTTGCGCAGTGATGGCACCAAGTCGACCATCAAACCCAGCCAGATGTCAGTCGCTAGGATTACCTGTGTTCGGGGCCAGGGGCCCAATGAGGGTATCCCCTTCATTGATGACTACATATCTACTCAGGAGCAG GTGGTTGATTACTTGACTCAATACTCAGGGATAAAGCCAGGAGATCTTGATGCCAAGATTTCCTCTAAGCACCTCACAACTCTCAAGTCTACCTACTTAAAGCTTCGTTTCCTCATAGACATTGGAGTCAAGTTTGTGGGTCATGGTCTGCAGAAGGACTTCAGGGTCATCAACCTCATG GTGCCCAAGGACCAAGTCCTTGACACTGTCTATCTGTTTCATATGCCCCGAAAACGAATGATTTCCCTACGATTCCTTGCTTGGTATTTCCTGG ACCTGAAGATTCAAGGGGAGACCCATGACAGTATTGAGGATGCTCGCACAGCCCTTCAGCTCTACCGGAAGTACCTGGAGCTAAGCAAAAATGGCACTGAGCCTGAGTCCTTCCTCAAAGTGCTCAAGGGGCTTTACGAGAAGGGCCGAAAATTGGACTGGAAGGTGCCTGAGCCTGAGGGCCAGACAAGTCCCAAAA ATGCAGCTGTTTTTTCCTCAGTACTGGCGCTCTGA
- the PAN2 gene encoding PAN2-PAN3 deadenylation complex catalytic subunit PAN2 isoform X4 has product MNFEGLDPGLAEYAPAIHSALDPVLDAHLNPSLLQNVELDPEGVALEALPVQESVHIMEGVYSELHSVVAEVGVPVSVSHFDLHEEMLWVGSHGGHATSFFGPTLERYSSFQVNGSDDIRQIQSLENGVLFLTKNNLKYMARGGLIIFDYLLDESEDMHSLLLTDSSTLLVGGLQNHILEIDLNTVQETQKYAVETPGVTIMRQTNRFFFCGHTSGKISLRDLRTFKVEHEFDAFSGSLSDFDVHGNLLATCGFSSRLTGLACDRFLKVYDLRMMRAITPLQVHVDPAFLRFIPTYTSRLAIISQSGQCQFCEPTGLANPADIFHVNPVGPLLMTFDVSASKQALAFGDSEGCVHLWTDSPEPSFNPYSRETEFALPCLVDSLPPLDWSQDLLPLSLIPVPLTTDTLLSDWPAANSAPAPRRAPPVDAEILRTMKKVGFIGYAPNPRTRLRNQIPYRLKESDSEFDSFSQVTESPVGREEEPHLHMVSKKYRKVTIKYSKLGLEDFDFKHYNKTLFAGLEPHIPNAYCNCMIQVLYFLEPVRCLIQNHLCQKEFCLACELGFLFHMLDLSRGDPCQGSNFLRAFRTIPEASALGLILADSDEASGKGNLARLIQRWNRFILTQLHQDMQELEVPQAYRGAGGSFCSSGDSVIGQLFSCEMENCSLCRCGSETVRASSTLLFTLSYPEGSNSDKTGKNYDFAQVLKRSICLEQNTQAWCDNCEKYQPTIQTRNIRHLPDILVINCEVNSSKEADFWRMQAEFAFKMAIKKYGGEISKNKEFALADWKEVGSPEGMLMCSSIEELKNVWLPFSIRMKMTKNKGLDVCNWTDGDEMQWGPARAEEEHGVYVYDLMATVVHILDSRTGGSLVAHIKVGETYHQRKEGVTHQQWYLFNDFLIEPIDKHEAVQFDMNWKVPAILYYIKRNLNSKYNLNIKNPIEASVLMAEASLARKQRKTHTTFIPLMLNEMPQVGDLVGLDAEFVTLNEEEAELRSDGTKSTIKPSQMSVARITCVRGQGPNEGIPFIDDYISTQEQVVDYLTQYSGIKPGDLDAKISSKHLTTLKSTYLKLRFLIDIGVKFVGHGLQKDFRVINLMVPKDQVLDTVYLFHMPRKRMISLRFLAWYFLDLKIQGETHDSIEDARTALQLYRKYLELSKNGTEPESFLKVLKGLYEKGRKLDWKVPEPEGQTSPKNAAVFSSVLAL; this is encoded by the exons ATGAACTTCGAGGGTCTGGACCCTGGACTGGCAGAGTATGCCCCAGCCATACATTCTGCCCTGGACCCTGTCCTGGATGCCCACCTGAACCCAAGTCTGCTACAGAATGTGGAGCTGGACCCGGAGGGAGTAGCCTTGGAGGCTCTTCCTGTCCAGGAGTCAGTGCACATAATGGAAGGTGTCTACTCTGAACTGCACAGTGTGGTGGCCGAAGTGGGTGTGCCTGTCTCCGTCTCCCACTTTGACTTGCACGAGGAGATGCTGTGGGTGGGAAGCCACGGG GGTCATGCCACTTCATTTTTCGGCCCAACCTTGGAGCGCTACTCATCCTTTCAGGTCAATGGCAGTGATGACATCCGGCAGATCCAGAGCCTGGAGAATGGTGTCCTTTTTCTCACCAAGAACAACCTCAAGTACATGGCCCGTGGGGGCCTCATTATATTTGATTATCT GCTGGATGAGAGTGAGGATATGCACAGTCTTCTGCTGACTGACAGCAGCACACTGCTTGTTGGTGGGCTGCAGAACCACATATTGGAGATTGACCTTAACACTGTCCAGGAGACACAAAAG tATGCAGTTGAGACACCTGGAGTCACCATCATGAGACAGACAAACCGCTTCTTCTTCTGTGGCCACACATCCGGCAAG ATTTCCCTGCGAGACCTTCGTACTTTTAAGGTGGAGCACGAGTTTGATGCTTTCTCAGGGAGCCTGTCAGATTTTGACGTGCATGGCAACCTGCTGGCCACTTGTGGCTTCTCCAGCCGCCTCACCGGCCTCGCCTGTGACCGTTTCCTCAAGGTGTATGATCTGCGCATGATGCGTGCCATCACACCACTTCAAGTCCACGTGGATCCTGCCTTCTTGCGTTTCATCCCGACCTACACTTCTCGTCTTGCCATCATCTCCCAGTCAG GGCAGTGCCAGTTTTGTGAACCCACAGGCCTGGCCAACCCAGCGGACATCTTTCATGTGAATCCTGTGGGGCCTCTGTTAATGACATTTGATGTGTCAGCCAGCAAGCAGGCCCTGGCCTTTGGAGATTCTGAGGGCTGTGTGCACCTCTGGACTGATTCCCCTGAGCCTTCCTTCAACCCCTACTCCCGGGAGACTGAGTTTGCTTTGCCCTGTCTTGTGGACTCACTGCCTCCTCTGGACTGGAGCCAGGACCTGCTGCCTCTTTCCCTCATCCCTGTCCCACTCACCACGGACACACTTCTCTCTGATTGGCCTGCTGCCAACTCTGCGCCGGCTCCCAG GCGAGCACCCCCTGTGGATGCAGAGATTCTGCGCACCATGAAGAAGGTGGGCTTCATTGGCTATGCACCCAACCCCCGTACCAGGCTACGTAATCAG attcCTTACCGACTCAAGGAGTCAGACAGTGAATTCGACAGCTTCAGCCAGGTCACTGAGTCACCAGTAGGGCGGGAAGAAGAGCCACATCTCCACATGGTCTCTAAGAAATACCGCAAG GTAACCATCAAATATTCCAAGCTGGGGCTGGAGGACTTTGACTTCAAACACTACAATAAGACCCTCTTTGCTGGATTAGAGCCGCACATCCCCAATGCCTACTGTAACTGCATGATCCAG GTACTGTATTTCCTGGAGCCTGTTCGCTGCCTAATCCAGAACCACCTTTGCCAGAAGGAGTTCTGCCTGGCATGTGAGCTGGGCTTCCTCTTCCACATGTTGGACCTCTCCCGAGGTGACCCTTGTCAG GGCAGTAATTTTCTTCGGGCGTTCCGCACCATTCCTGAGGCCTCAGCCCTTGGTCTGATTCTGGCTGACTCGGATGAGGCTTCAGGCAAGGGCAATCTGGCCAGGCTCATCCAGAGGTGGAATCGCTTCATTCTCACTCAGCTGCATCAGGATATGCAGGAGCTGGAAGTACCCCAGGCTTACCGAGGTGCCGGAGGCAG CTTTTGCTCATCGGGGGACTCTGTCATTGGGCAGCTGTTCAGCTGTGAGATGGAGAACTGCAGCCTCTGCCGCTGTGGCAGTGAGACCGTGCGAGCCTCATCTACCCTGCTCTTCACTCTCTCCTACCCTGAGGGTAGCAACAGTG ATAAAACCGGGAAGAACTATGACTTTGCCCAGGTGCTAAAGCGAAGCATCTGCCTGGAGCAGAATACGCAGGCGTGGTGTGACAACTGTGAAAAGTACCAGCCCACG ATTCAGACACGCAACATCCGCCACCTGCCAGATATTCTTGTCATCAATTGTGAAGTGAACAGCTCAAAAGAAGCTGATTTCTGGAGAATGCAGGCTGAG TTTGCCTTCAAGATGGCAATAAAGAAATACGGTGGGGAAATCTCCAAGAACAAGGAATTTGCTTTGGCTGATTG GAAGGAAGTAGGGAGCCCAGAGGGCATGCTGATGTGTTCTTCCATTGAGGAGTTGAAGAATGTCTGGCTTCCGTTCTCTATTCGCATGAAGATGACCAAGAACAAAGGACTGGATGTTTGCAATTGGACTGATGGGGACGAGATGCAG tggggcccagccagggcagaggaggaacATGGTGTCTATGTGTATGACCTGATGGCTACTGTGGTACACATCCTGGACTCACGCACAGGGGGCAGCCTGGTGGCTCACATCAAAGTTGGAGAGACCTACCACCAACGCAAGGAG GGTGTTACCCACCAGCAGTGGTACCTCTTCAATGACTTTCTTATTGAACCTATTGATAAG caTGAAGCTGTGCAGTTTGACATGAATTGGAAAGTGCCTGCTATCCTTTATTACATCAAAAGGAACCTTAATTCCAAATACAACCTGAACA TCAAGAACCCTATTGAGGCAAGTGTCCTGATGGCTGAAGCCTCACTGGCACGGAAGCAGCGGAAAACACATACCACCTTCATTCCACTGATGCTGAATGAGATGCCACAGGTTGGGGACCTGGTGGGCCTGGATGCTGAGTTTGTCACCCTTAATGAG GAGGAAGCGGAGTTGCGCAGTGATGGCACCAAGTCGACCATCAAACCCAGCCAGATGTCAGTCGCTAGGATTACCTGTGTTCGGGGCCAGGGGCCCAATGAGGGTATCCCCTTCATTGATGACTACATATCTACTCAGGAGCAG GTGGTTGATTACTTGACTCAATACTCAGGGATAAAGCCAGGAGATCTTGATGCCAAGATTTCCTCTAAGCACCTCACAACTCTCAAGTCTACCTACTTAAAGCTTCGTTTCCTCATAGACATTGGAGTCAAGTTTGTGGGTCATGGTCTGCAGAAGGACTTCAGGGTCATCAACCTCATG GTGCCCAAGGACCAAGTCCTTGACACTGTCTATCTGTTTCATATGCCCCGAAAACGAATGATTTCCCTACGATTCCTTGCTTGGTATTTCCTGG ACCTGAAGATTCAAGGGGAGACCCATGACAGTATTGAGGATGCTCGCACAGCCCTTCAGCTCTACCGGAAGTACCTGGAGCTAAGCAAAAATGGCACTGAGCCTGAGTCCTTCCTCAAAGTGCTCAAGGGGCTTTACGAGAAGGGCCGAAAATTGGACTGGAAGGTGCCTGAGCCTGAGGGCCAGACAAGTCCCAAAA ATGCAGCTGTTTTTTCCTCAGTACTGGCGCTCTGA